The Chiroxiphia lanceolata isolate bChiLan1 chromosome 4, bChiLan1.pri, whole genome shotgun sequence genome contains a region encoding:
- the TMEM128 gene encoding transmembrane protein 128 isoform X2, giving the protein MEPGGGGGDGDALPRLRRPVRRGPEPCDPRPPQPRPGTGGTAEESTAVEKKMKPPTRLNIHSAFWILASIAVTYYFDFFKTVKETMQADSWWLASGTCLMAVCLSVAFYCILYLEWYCGIVDYDAQYPALIPITTATFIAAAICFNVALWPVWSFLTPLLLFIQFMGVVMLVSLLG; this is encoded by the exons atggagcccgGCGGTGGCGGTGGGGACGGGGACGCTCTCCCGAGGCTCCGGCGCCCGGTGCGGCGCGGGCCGGAGCCCTGCGACCCGCGGCCGCCGCAGCCGCGTCCCGGGACCGGCGGGACGGCCG AAGAGTCTACAGCTGTAGAGAAGAAGATGAAGCCTCCTACCAGACTCAATATTCATTCTGCATTCTGGATTTTGGCATCAATAGCTGTGACATactactttgatttttttaaaactgttaaagAAACTATGCAAGCAGATAG TTGGTGGCTCGCCAGTGGCACTTGTTTGATGGCTGTGTGTTTATCCGTTGCCTTTTACTGCATCCTGTATCTTGAGTGGTACTGTGGAATTGTGGACTATGATGCACAGTATCCAGCACTGATACCTATCACAACAGCTACCTTTATAGCAGCAGCAATTTG TTTCAATGTTGCCTTGTGGCCTGTCTGGTCGTTTTTGACACCTTTGTTGCTCTTCATTCAGTTTATGGGTGTTGTGATGCTTGTATCACTCCTGGGATAA
- the TMEM128 gene encoding transmembrane protein 128 isoform X1: protein MEPGGGGGDGDALPRLRRPVRRGPEPCDPRPPQPRPGTGGTAEESTAVEKKMKPPTRLNIHSAFWILASIAVTYYFDFFKTVKETMQADSWWLASGTCLMAVCLSVAFYCILYLEWYCGIVDYDAQYPALIPITTATFIAAAICFNVALWPVWSFLTPLLLFIQFMGVVMLVSLLGFM from the exons atggagcccgGCGGTGGCGGTGGGGACGGGGACGCTCTCCCGAGGCTCCGGCGCCCGGTGCGGCGCGGGCCGGAGCCCTGCGACCCGCGGCCGCCGCAGCCGCGTCCCGGGACCGGCGGGACGGCCG AAGAGTCTACAGCTGTAGAGAAGAAGATGAAGCCTCCTACCAGACTCAATATTCATTCTGCATTCTGGATTTTGGCATCAATAGCTGTGACATactactttgatttttttaaaactgttaaagAAACTATGCAAGCAGATAG TTGGTGGCTCGCCAGTGGCACTTGTTTGATGGCTGTGTGTTTATCCGTTGCCTTTTACTGCATCCTGTATCTTGAGTGGTACTGTGGAATTGTGGACTATGATGCACAGTATCCAGCACTGATACCTATCACAACAGCTACCTTTATAGCAGCAGCAATTTG TTTCAATGTTGCCTTGTGGCCTGTCTGGTCGTTTTTGACACCTTTGTTGCTCTTCATTCAGTTTATGGGTGTTGTGATGCTTGTATCACTCCTGGG cttcatGTGA
- the OTOP1 gene encoding proton channel OTOP1: protein MEKAAGFPAVGGSYPQKNAEILSSQYGINLFLAGLLLTFAWAVHAVGISKSHLLSYLITLMLIQLLWMLWYLCRSCTQRRLIRDKDTHAGARWLKCGITLFAVITLILDSFKIGYYIDFSNCLSPTEGIFPVTHAVHTILQVYFLWCHAKDVIQSFKTLERFGVIHSVFTNLLLWTNGVLTESKHQLNEHKERLITLGFGNITIVLDDHAPQCNCTTTTLCSIFSQGIYYLYPFNIEYHILASTMLYVLWKNIGRKVEHHQQNKTRFKFHGITVGMIFGLIVLTSTIAIVVVYLIQIGGSKIKSELALTMFYLHAIFVLALMCTAGIVALLIYRLEDRSLDNSKNPARKLDAELLVGTAAGSWLLSWGSILAIICAQAHPKYTWYNLPYSVLVIIEKYIQNLFIIESIHREQEKVNDDIKTLRIVTISRGSTLSLTPLYKEIYNGRATRDTGEVPCLFKGSISGRDNDGAGVAKEETSQDNTSVIQSTSDFSFYRRNSVTNNKRRILKNIAAFLFLCNLSLWIPPAFGCRPEYDNGLEEIVFGFEPWIIVVNLAMPFSIFYRMHSAASLFEVNCKT from the exons ATGGAGAAAGCCGCCGGTTTCCCCGCGGTGGGCGGCAGCTACCCGCAGAAAAACGCCGAGATCCTCAGCAGCCAGTATGGCATCAACCTCTTCCTGGCCGGGCTGCTGCTCACCTTCGCCTGGGCTGTGCACGCCGTGGGCATCAGCAAGAGCCACCTGCTCTCCTACCTCATCACGCTGATGCTCATCCAGCTGCTGTGGATGTTGTGGTACCTTTGCAGGAGCTGCACGCAGAGGAGGCTGATCCGGGACAAGGACACCCACGCCGGAGCCCGCTGGCTGAAGT GTGGGATTACTTTGTTTGCAGTGATTACTTTAATTCTGGACTCTTTTAAAATTGGATATTATATtgatttttcaaactgtttatCACCAACTGAAGGCATTTTTCCTGTTACACATGCTGTGCACACCATCTTACAG gtttattttctgtggtgTCATGCGAAGGATGTTATCCAGTCTTTCAAAACACTTGAAAG GTTTGGGGTTATCCATTCTGTGTTCACAAATTTGCTCCTGTGGACAAACGGAGTCTTAACGGAGTCAAAACATCAACTGAATGAACATAAGGAAAGACTAATCACGCTTGGTTTTGGGAACATAACTATAG TTCTAGATGATCATGCACCTCAATGCAACTGCACAACAACAACTCTCTGCTCTATATTTTCTCAAGGAATATATTACCTATATCCCTTTAATATAGAGTACCACATCCTGGCATCCACAATGCTCTATGTCCTGTGGAAGAACATTGGCCGCAAAGTTGAGCAccaccagcaaaacaaaactcgATTCAAATTCCACGGCATAACTGTCGGAATGATTTTCGGACTAATCGTGTTAACTAGCACAATAGCCATAGTTGTTGTGTATTTGATTCAGATTGGAGGTTCAAAAATCAAAAGCGAGTTAGCACTCACTATGTTCTACTTGCATGCTATCTTTGTGCTGGCTCTCATGTGTACAGCTGGAATTGTCGCCCTTCTCATCTACAGACTGGAAGATAGATCGCTGGATAATTCAAAGAATCCCGCTCGAAAGCTTGATGCAGAACTGCTGGTGGGCACAGCTGCAGGgtcctggctgctctcctggggctCAATCCTGGCCATTATCTGTGCCCAAGCTCATCCAAAATACACCTGGTATAACCTGCCCTACTCTGTTCTGGTTATCATTGAGAAATATATTCAGAATCTCTTTATCATTGAATCCATACACCGTGAGCAGGAAAAGGTTAATGATGACATTAAAACTCTCCGAATAGTGACTATATCTCGGGGGAGCACTTTGTCCCTTACCCCCTTGTACAAAGAGATTTACAATGGCAGAGCCACTCGTGACACTGGGGAGGTGCCCTGTCTGTTTAAGGGCAGTATCTCTGGGAGAGACAACGATGGTGCTGGTGTTGCCAAAGAAGAAACGAGTCAGGACAATACTTCGGTCATACAATCGACCTCAGATTTCTCATTTTACAGAAGAAACTCAGTTACTAACAACAAGAGGAGAATTCTGAAGAAcattgctgcatttttattcctttgcaaCCTTTCG ctgtggaTACCCCCGGCATTCGGGTGCCGCCCGGAATATGACAATGGACTGGAAGAAATAGTTTTTGGCTTTGAACCCTGGATAATTGTTGTGAACCTTGCGAtgcctttttccattttctatcGGATGCATTCAGCTGCCTCGCTCTTTGAGGTCAATTGTAAAACATAG
- the DRD5 gene encoding D(1B) dopamine receptor, whose product MLRGGRSPLPPPAGPPGGARGSAGAPGAAQVAAGSLLALLILWTLFGNVLVCAAIVRYRHLRSKVTNIFIVSLAVSDLLVALLVMPWKAVAEVAGYWPFGAFCNVWVAFDIMCSTASILNLCVISVDRYWAISSPFRYERKMTQRLALVMISVAWALSVLISFIPVQLNWHKSGDVVAAGDIGDGFGTAWAAAGAVTTWAEDMSTTWVALAAMRPSDATSGSNDTLTGPSESCDSSLNRTYAISSSLISFYIPVAIMIVTYTRIYRIAQVQIRRISSLERAAEHAQSCRSSHIDCHHHTSLKSSIRKETKVLKTLSVIMGVFVCCWLPFFILNCMVPFCERPPSDPHAGLPCVSETTFNIFVWFGWANSSLNPIIYAFNADFRKVFSNLLGCGQFCSSTPVETVNISNELISYNQDTLFHKEIVTAYVNMIPNVVDCEENREDPFDRMSQISPDHEVATDSVCDLDCEGEISLGKITPFTPNGLH is encoded by the coding sequence ATGCTGCGGGGCGGCCGGAGCCCGCTGCCTCCGCCGGCGGGGCCCcccggcggggcgcgggggtCGGCGGGCGCCCCCGGCGCGGCGCAGGTGGCAGCGGGCAGCCTCCTGGCTCTGCTTATCCTCTGGACGCTCTTCGGGAATGTGCTCGTATGCGCGGCCATCGTCCGCTACCGGCACCTGCGGAGCAAGGTCACCAACATCTTCATCGTTTCCCTGGCTGTCTCGGACCTACTTGTGGCCCTGCTCGTCATGCCCTGGAAGGCGGTGGCCGAGGTGGCTGGGTACTGGCCCTTTGGGGCTTTCTGCAACGTGTGGGTGGCCTTTGATATCATGTGCTCCACGGCCTCCATTCTAAACCTGTGTGTGATTAGTGTGGACAGGTACTGGGCTATTTCCAGCCCTTTCCGCTACGAGAGGAAGATGACCCAGCGATTGGCTCTGGTGATGATCAGTGTGGCATGGGCACTGTCTGTACTCATTTCCTTCATCCCCGTCCAGCTCAACTGGCACAAAAGTGGGGATGTTGTTGCTGCTGGTGATATTGGAGATGGATTTGGTACtgcttgggcagcagcaggtgctgtCACTACCTGGGCAGAAGATATGAGCACCACATGGGTGGCATTAGCAGCAATGAGACCCTCTGATGCGACCTCTGGCAGCAATGATACCCTCACTGGACCATCAGAGAGCTGTGACTCCAGCCTCAACAGGACTTATGCTATTTCCTCCTCCTTGATCAGTTTTTATATCCCAGTGGCTATCATGATAGTTACCTACACTCGAATCTACCGCATTGCCCAGGTGCAGATTCGTCGTATTTCTTCCTTGGAGAGGGCAGCTGAGCACGCACAGAGCTGCCGGAGCAGCCACATTGACTGCCACCATCACACAAGCCTCAAGTCCTCCATCAGGAAAGAAACCAAGGTGTTGAAGACGCTCTCTGTCATCATGGGCGTCTTTGTCTGCTGCTGGTTGCCCTTCTTCATCTTGAACTGCATGGTGCCCTTCTGCGAGAGGCCACCCAGTGACCCCCACGCTGGCCTTCCCTGTGTCAGTGAGACCACTTTTAATATCTTTGTCTGGTTTGGTTGGGCCAACTCCTCTCTCAACCCCATCATTTATGCCTTCAATGCTGACTTCAGGAAAGTTTTCTCCAACCTCTTGGGATGCGGTCAGTTTTGCTCTAGTACTCCGGTGGAGACTGTTAATATAAGCAATGAGCTTATCTCTTACAACCAGGACACCCTTTTCCATAAGGAGATAGTGACTGCTTATGTTAACATGATCCCAAATGTGGTTGACTGTGAGGAAAATCGCGAGGACCCTTTTGATAGGATGTCCCAGATCTCCCCTGACCATGAGGTTGCCACTGACTCTGTTTGTGACCTGGACTGTGAGGGGGAGATTTCGCTAGGCAAAATAACACCTTTCACTCCAAATGGTTTACATTAA